Proteins encoded together in one Rhinopithecus roxellana isolate Shanxi Qingling chromosome 3, ASM756505v1, whole genome shotgun sequence window:
- the LOC104676226 gene encoding LOW QUALITY PROTEIN: uncharacterized protein LOC104676226 (The sequence of the model RefSeq protein was modified relative to this genomic sequence to represent the inferred CDS: inserted 2 bases in 1 codon; deleted 2 bases in 2 codons; substituted 1 base at 1 genomic stop codon), giving the protein MRAWTTGGPGLVKTHGHPQAQRHGCVTADQGACRYVCMVHIGTLGTAHWHRQPLCGGLHPTLQAGPVGQVSGRKEAEWAXSEDAATTAPWHCICVQDLGGTLPTLSPKMTVTPWSKAGAGPQPXPLPWRTTQSLQLGRIWFLGAEVAEVGAIPRGGRRDSERARQAPSLRLELGLGQGKTRCEGRAMRPDPCSTTVPACGLPQLLPMLLGLDFATSDQKPPQTHSSQKRKWPLGTTG; this is encoded by the exons ATGAGAGCTTGGACGACAGGAGGGCCTGGACTTGTGAAGACACATGGACACCCACAAGCACAAAGACATGGATGTGTGACAGCGGACCAAGGGGCATGCAGATATGTATGCATGGTGCACATAGGCACTCTGGGCACAGCCCACTGGCACCGTCAACCCCTGTGTGGTGGCCTGCATCCCACCCTTCAGGCAGGCCCCGTGGGGCAGGTGTCAGGGAGGAAGGAGGCTGAGTGGGC GTCTGAGGACGCAGCCACCACCGCTCCCTGGCACTGCATCTGTGTC CAGGATCTAGGAGGCACTCTTCCAACACTGAGCCCCAAGATGACTGTCACACCTTGGTCTAAAGCAGGGGCCGGGCCTCAGCCCTAGCCCCTGCCCTGGAGGACCACACAGAGCCTCCAGCTGGGGCGTATCTGGTTTCTGGGGGCGGAGGTGGCGGAGGTGGGGGCGATAcccagaggaggaagaagggattcTGAGAGAGCCCGGCAGGCTCCAAGCCTCAGGCTGGAGCTGGGCTTGGGGCAAGGAAAGACCAGGTGCGAGGGCAGAGCCATGCGGCCCGACCCCTGCAGCACG ACTGTACCTGCATGTGGTCTCCCCCAGCTCCTGCCCATGCTTCTGGGTCTGGACTTTGCCACGTCTGACCAAAAGCCACCGCAAACCCACTCAAGCCAAAAGAGGAAGTGGCCATTAGGCACAACTGGTTAG
- the LTC4S gene encoding leukotriene C4 synthase isoform X1, which produces MKDEVALLATVTLLGVLLQAYFSLQVISARRAFRVSPPLTTGPPEFERVYRAQVNCSEYFPLFLATLWVAGIFFHEGRGVGLGRTRWTPWRPRTTLTRSARTSLRGGGPVRPGLPVRAPPLLPGLRPLRAAQAGAPVRERARPLAVGGAGCARPARPLPPGSAARRAPRTAADVAAVGLRPRPLGRRSRERRAGASSRPGKRRSPPHPSLYH; this is translated from the exons ATGAAGGACGAGGTAGCTCTACTGGCCACCGTCACCCTCCTGGGAGTCCTGCTGCAAG cctacTTCTCCCTGCAGGTGATCTCGGCGCGCAGGGCCTTCCGCGTGTCGCCGCCGCTCACCACCGGCCCACCCGAGTTCGAGCGCGTCTACCGAGCCCA GGTGAACTGCAGCGAGTACTTCCCGTTGTTCCTCGCCACGCTCTGGGTCGCCGGCATCTTCTTTCATGAAGGTCGGGGTGTGGGGCTGGGGCGCACGCGCTGGACCCCCTGGCGGCCGCGCACCACGCTCACGAGGTCCGCGCGCACCTCTCTCAGGGGCGGCGGCCCTGTGCGGCCTGGTCTACCTGTTCGCGCGCCTCCGCTACTTCCAGGGCTACGCCCGCTCCGCGCAGCTCAG GCTGGCGCCCCTGTACGCGAGCGCGCGCGCCCTCTGGCTGTTGGTGGCGCTGGCTGCGCTCGGCCTGCTCGCCCACTTCCTCCCGGCAGCGCTGCGCGCCGCGCTCCTCGGACGGCTGCGGATGTTGCTGCCGTGGGCCTGAGACCAAGGCCGCTGGGCCGGCGGAGCCGGGAACGAAGAGCCGGAGCCTCCAGCCGCCCCGGGAAGCGGCGCTCGCCTCCGCATCCTAGTCTCTATCATTAA
- the LTC4S gene encoding leukotriene C4 synthase isoform X2 yields MKDEVALLATVTLLGVLLQAYFSLQVISARRAFRVSPPLTTGPPEFERVYRAQVNCSEYFPLFLATLWVAGIFFHEGAAALCGLVYLFARLRYFQGYARSAQLRLAPLYASARALWLLVALAALGLLAHFLPAALRAALLGRLRMLLPWA; encoded by the exons ATGAAGGACGAGGTAGCTCTACTGGCCACCGTCACCCTCCTGGGAGTCCTGCTGCAAG cctacTTCTCCCTGCAGGTGATCTCGGCGCGCAGGGCCTTCCGCGTGTCGCCGCCGCTCACCACCGGCCCACCCGAGTTCGAGCGCGTCTACCGAGCCCA GGTGAACTGCAGCGAGTACTTCCCGTTGTTCCTCGCCACGCTCTGGGTCGCCGGCATCTTCTTTCATGAAG GGGCGGCGGCCCTGTGCGGCCTGGTCTACCTGTTCGCGCGCCTCCGCTACTTCCAGGGCTACGCCCGCTCCGCGCAGCTCAG GCTGGCGCCCCTGTACGCGAGCGCGCGCGCCCTCTGGCTGTTGGTGGCGCTGGCTGCGCTCGGCCTGCTCGCCCACTTCCTCCCGGCAGCGCTGCGCGCCGCGCTCCTCGGACGGCTGCGGATGTTGCTGCCGTGGGCCTGA
- the MGAT4B gene encoding alpha-1,3-mannosyl-glycoprotein 4-beta-N-acetylglucosaminyltransferase B — protein MRLRNGTFLTLLLFCLCAFLSLSWYAALSGQKGDVVDVYQREFLALRDRLHAAEQESLKRSKELNLVLDEIKRAVSERQALRDGDGNRTWGRLTEDPRLKPWNGSHRHVLHLPTVFHHLPHLLAKESSLQPAVRVGQGRTGVSVVMGIPSVRREVHSYLTDTLHSLISELSPQEKEDSVIVVLIAETDSQYTLAVTENIKALFPTEIHSGLLEVISPSPHFYPDFSRLRESFGDPKERVRWRTKQNLDYCFLMMYAQSKGIYYVQLEDDIVAKPNYLSTMKNFALQQPSEDWMILEFSQLGFIGKMFKSLDLSLIVEFILMFYRDKPIDWLLDHILWVKVCNPEKDAKHCDRQKANLRIRFKPSLFQHVGTHSSLAGKIQKLKDKDFGKQALRKEHVNPPAEVSTSLKTYQHFTLEKAYLREDFFWAFTPAAGDFIRFRFFQPLRLERFFFRSGNIEHPEDKLFNTSVEVLPFDNPQSDKEALQEGRTATLRYPRSPDGYLQIGSFYKGVAEGEVDPAFGPLEALRLSIQTDSPVWVILSEIFLKKAD, from the exons ATGAGGCTCCGCAATGGCACCTTCCTGACGCTGCTGCTCTTCTGCCTGTGCGCCTTCCTCTCGCTGTCCTGGTACGCAGCACTCAGCGGCCAGAAAG GCGACGTTGTGGACGTTTACCAGCGGGAGTTCCTGGCGCTGCGCGATCGGTTGCACGCAGCTGAGCAGGAGAGCCTCAAGCGCTCCAAGGAGCTCAACTTGGTGCTGGACGAGATCAAGAGGGCCGTGTCGGAAAGGCAGGCGCTGCGAGACGGAGACGGCAACCGCACCTGGGGCCGCCTAACAG AGGACCCCCGATTGAAGCCGTGGAACGGCTCACACCGGCACGTGCTGCACCTGCCCACCGTCTTCCACCACCTGCCACACCTGCTGGCCAAGGAGAGCAGTCTGCAGCCCGCGGTGCGGGTGGGCCAGGGCCGCACGGGAG TGTCGGTGGTGATGGGCATCCCGAGCGTGCGGCGCGAGGTGCACTCGTACCTGACTGACACTCTGCACTCACTCATCTCCGAGCTGAGCCCGCAGGAGAAGGAGGACTCGGTCATCGTGGTGCTGATCGCTGAG ACTGACTCACAGTACACTTTGGCAGTGACAGAGAACATCAAGGCCTT GTTCCCCACGGAGATCCATTCTGGGCTCCTGGAGGTCATCTCACCCTCCCCCCACTTCTACCCTGACTTCTCCCGCCTCCGAGAGTCCTTTGGGGACCCCAAGGAGAGAGTCAG GTGGAGGACCAAACAGAACCTCGATTACTGCTTCCTCATGATGTACGCGCAGTCCAAAGGCATCTACTACGTGCAG CTGGAGGATGACATCGTGGCCAAGCCCAACTACCTGAGCACCATGAAGAACTTCGCACTGCAGCAGCCTTCAGAAGACTGGATGATCCTGGAGTTCTCCCAGCTGGGCTTCATTG GCAAGATGTTCAAGTCGCTGGACCTGAGCCTGATTGTAGAGTTCATCCTCATGTTCTACCGGGACAAGCCCATTGACTGGCTCTTGGACCATATTCTGTGGGTGAAAGTCTGCAACCCCGAGAAGGATGCG AAGCACTGTGACCGGCAGAAGGCCAACCTGCGGATCCGCTTCAAGCCGTCCCTCTTCCAGCATGTGGGCACTCACTCCTCGCTGGCTGGCAAGATCCAGAAACTGAAG GACAAGGACTTTGGAAAGCAGGCGCTGCGGAAGGAGCATGTGAACCCGCCAGCAGAGGTGAGCACGAGCCTGAAGACATACCAGCACTTCACCCTGGAGAAAGCCTACCTGCGCGAGGACTTCTTCTGGGCCTTCACCCCTGCCGCGGGGGACTTCATCCGCTTCCGCTTCTTCCAACCCCTAAGACTGGAGCG GTTTTTCTTCCGCAGTGGGAACATCGAGCACCCGGAGGACAAGCTCTTCAACACGTCTGTGGAGGTGCTGCCCTTCGAC AACCCTCAGTCGGACAAGGAGGCCCTGCAGGAGGGCCGCACCGCCACCCTCCGGTACCCTCGGAGCCCCGACGGCTACCTCCAGATTG GCTCCTTCTACAAGGGAGTGGCAGAGGGAGAGGTGGACCCAGCCTTCGGCCCTCTGGAAGCGCTGCGCCTCTCGATCCAGACGGACTCGCCTGTGTGGGTGATTCTGAGCGAG ATCTTCCTGAAAAAGGCCGACTAA